The DNA window tgcactctacatggattattctcattcaaattgatgaaaaaaaaaataatgtgtacCAAAagagaatatcgacggtgtaagtcagcaatcacataactcggtttgagacgtcgcagactttctgtcatactttactttttaaacggaaaaatactcaacggcaattctttaaaactgccgtgatttttctcctctgtgcgaagaaaattctgaaaaaatttcgtcCAACGATATCAACTTGTTCTCCTTTAGAAaagtaacatagaggcggagattttcagacaacgcaaacgagatacgagatacgtgattgcggacttacaccgtcgatatctattGTCTCCCTAAGCACgttaaacgatttttttttaccgtcaCGGAGAGGAATGTTGCACTGAAAccaattctcggcgtttttaccaaggtccgttggtacctttaccatctcacttgttttaccaataattggtaattttaccaagacagactggtagagttacctaaaaaccggtatttttactgtttttttcaggtaagaataccacttttattggtaatcaattcccggtaactttgccattttatctcggtaattctaccacagtcgataaaaaatattggcgtttttaccaaggtccagtaaaactaccgagaaagttcaataattctaccgagatttcttggtaaaattaccaattccataaatggtaattttaccacgaaaaaactgggatcaaatagaaccctgaattcttggtaattttacccttttctttgtaaaaacaccgagattttttttttcagtgtgtgatgCATTACCTGGTTGGAGGTATTGGTAATTTGTGAGATCCTGGAGAGGGCTTTTTGGGCGGCGGTTGAGCTGGAGGGGCGCGCGAGTCTGGATGGGCCGCGGCGAGGGTGGAGCTTGGAGCGCCTCTGGGATCGTATGCCGTGGCTGTGGTGGCTGAGGCTACTCCCAAGTCGTAAAGGGGTTTGCTGCCTCATCGCTGGCTCGTATTCCTCCAACTCGTCCTCCTCCTCGATCATCTCGCCCTCCAAAAGCTCCGAAGGCAGACAGTCCCCTTGTCCGTCGTCCATCGACTCTTCCTGATGCTCCGTCGCTTCTTGCGTTTGGTCGTCCTGCAAACGCAAAATGAAACAACTTTGACAGACTACACTTTGATGGGTCAGCGTCAATTTCCTGTGGTGTGGTAGTTGCACACGTAGAAAAATTTAAGGCTTTATAAACCAATGGGACACCACTAATGGTCGTAAATGAACCAATAATTATCGGTCTGTGAACCTGAACCATATTGAGGTATCACGTACCATACTAAGGTACATATATCATAagtaaggtatatgtgctattattaaatgttgcctttactactattagCGGTTTTCCATATGGGTCACTAATTGCTTTATAAGCCATAGGCCATAGCTTTTCCTCAGTGTAGGCTCAGTGGCTCTGTAATTAGGAGGTGTACGGTTCGATTCCTGGCTAGGCGATCCGAGTTTGATGGCCTCGAACACCGGCTGTCTCGGGCTGGTTGTATGGCGGGAACTGAGGAGAATGGGGCTCTATCTGAAAGCGCaggattaccacttgtgtggtGATCTCAGCTTATGAATCAGCGAAACTTAATAAGATGTGCCCGAAATTGGAGTTTCCAGGTTAAAAAACGGCTCAAgatgtcatccaccgtggtaatGCATACGATGACGCGAAGAACGATGAAAGGACACACAAAGTTGGGTTCGAACTCAATATGCAACTATTTTCACTTTGCGGtaggccgggttgcatacgctcgattttgTAGGCGAAACCTGAGATCTGCCCACAGTCTAAAATCACCATTTTCTTCATATAAAATCCATTCCACCCTACTAAGAAATTGAGAAGTCTTATCTCCTTAAAATGAGGTACAGCACATACGTTATGAGCAGTTTCCGcgtgaattttcagaaattgatcTCTGAATAATGCCCCAAATTTAGTTTAAGGTGTCTCATCTaaaaaagggcattttaaaaCTCTAGGAGCTCCGCAATATGTGGCTCATACTGCATACTCCCCTGATTCTCGCCATAGGCAAAACTTGGAcacattttggtcaaaattggacgttttgaaatcaaaagaaaacattCCCGTTGTGAAATGGGCCCTGTTAAGCGCgcatttttatgggtctcaagtGTCCGAAGTCACAATAGAGATGGTTCTTCTTGATTTAAAAACGCACAATTAAAACTTCATATATCCTTCATGACATCGCCTACCGGTTGAGAATTAGTATACAGTAATAATAAGTGTACAGTAAACACAAGTGAGGATATGAGgtggcagggggggggggggggggtgaggaccCTTTCAGAATACCTCATTAAAGTTTCTTCCTCCTCCCTCTTCATACATTGGCAAAAGTCTAATGCTGATGCATTtggaatgaatgaaaaaacaTGTACGACCACTATTTTTGGACTAATTTTTTTGCCTGAAGTTTTAAGTATTATTGTTCCTCTCATACGGCGTGCACGCCTTCTTACACGATGCGGCGCACatgggatcgagtcaattaaagaggtcggatatgatctttttgactaaaactgcaaattttaatcttcagtcatattttcaatttaagagATGCTTCCAGAAGtgaattccacgaggaaaccaatggaatcacttttagaacctcaaagttttgtataaacggagttatgagcgtttaaagtacctctcttattgactcgatccactgtgcggcgcacggCATTGATGCAAAATAAAGATCCACTGTTTCCTGGCAACTggtatcatttattttttggttACATAGATGGACGCATGAAGGAAATGAGGGAATAGTCGATAAGAAATAAATTGTACTTGTTTTACCCATGGCTCAAGCGTGGCGCTGGCTGAGGTCCCCATAGAGTTGACTTGGCCGTACTTCCactcaaaattttaacttttttctatCGATTGCGAAATACTAAAAAACACCACGTGATTttgattcataatttttaaaattaaatcgtaaaaataactcaaaatttggactattttaaccttaaaaaaattgattacaaCCATGGAAATCAACAAGATAACCTGTGCAAATTCAATAGCAATTGCCATATCAGGAAAAGCTTATTTCACTTGCCATGGTACAAAATCTACCCCTAAAAGATTTTCAATGATAGTAAAAAGCGTATTATATCGATAAGAAGCtctttttgggcccaccctgataGTACTCAATTCtccgattttttcctcattaagcGTCTGTATTTTTCGGAATGCATTAACCACCAAGTGTGacatgaaagaaaaagagagaaaaaaaatgccgtGATGGGGCTCTTCCACAGAAGCCCCAGCTGAACTCAATGGAGCAAAGGCTCCTTACAGCGTTACGCCCTGGGTCCCCCATCCGGTCAAGAGTATGTTAACTCCTCTGCCTGCCCGCGTCATGCCATTGCAGCCCTTATCAGCGTTGCATGGAAAAACATATCCCTAGACGGTCACCAAAGACTCGAGGCTTCTCTCTATACATCTCGCGTTAGTCGCAGTCGCTTTGCCGAGTTCCCTGTCATCCCTGATAGCCGTCCGCGCGTCTGCCCAAGTTCGACTCACGTTTGTCTACCtcagagtacctgtatacgggagagtgttcccatctcaatatttttactacagaaaaagtgtgccgctctctgattgggcggctatcatggagccctaaagttggaccaatgtaagcaaacaagatggcggaaaagttctacaaagttctagacgtgattttgggtgtaaaagaaatttttttatatccaacttctgaattgacttaacctgatgaatatttttgccgaaaattaacctttgagtgtgattgtcattcatttctcagccgataatacgcgTTCTTCTGGATCGGGTTTGTtcacattggtccaactttggggctccattacagcctaaaactgatgaaccaatcagagagcaacACTGatatggcaatactctcccgtatacaggtattTTAGTCTATCTCACCCTTGCGCTTACTCGCACTCACCTCATCATGCCTGCATGGTCTCTCGCTGACGATATTCCTCAAGAAGCGGTCCGCCTCGTGGTACCAGCTGAGGGTGGGCACGTAGGCGCGGTCCGGGCAGCCGGCCTTCCTGGTGCGCTTTACCTCCTTAAGCTCCCGGGCGTAGATGGTGCGGATGTTCTTGATCTTCCGCTTGATGATCTCCTCGCTGCAGTTCATGCCCATCTTGAGGACCATGTCCTGGTAGGCCTGCGCCCGCACCTCCATGTTCCGGTAGTCCGGGTCCCGCATGTCCCACAGGCAGCGGTGCTTCTCGTACAGTCGGAAGAACTTGGCCGTCTGCGCGTCGTTCCACTTGGGCAGGACGAAACCGCCGAACTTGCGCTTGTAGCGCGGCCGCTCAGGCGTCGACATCCTCGTCGTCGACGGAATGGTGCCGACGCTAGTTTTATCGAACCCGAAGACCGAAGAACCGAAGAGAAATACCCAACTAAGCTTCAAGTCTTAGAATTTCCTTCTGGAGGTTCATTATCCATTCGACACAAAGGTGGTTTAGCTCAACTACCGAAACACCGGTACCGGTGTATTTAATTGTGTCTTGAGTGATTAAATCAATTGAATACCGATGGAGTCTAATTGGAAATAGAAAATACAGCGTGTGAATCAGGAATCTTTTGCGACGTCAAATTGGACGGAACAAGTTCGTCAAATTGCTAACGTTGC is part of the Bemisia tabaci chromosome 1, PGI_BMITA_v3 genome and encodes:
- the LOC109044054 gene encoding uncharacterized protein, whose amino-acid sequence is MSTPERPRYKRKFGGFVLPKWNDAQTAKFFRLYEKHRCLWDMRDPDYRNMEVRAQAYQDMVLKMGMNCSEEIIKRKIKNIRTIYARELKEVKRTRKAGCPDRAYVPTLSWYHEADRFLRNIVSERPCRHDEDDQTQEATEHQEESMDDGQGDCLPSELLEGEMIEEEDELEEYEPAMRQQTPLRLGSSLSHHSHGIRSQRRSKLHPRRGPSRLARPSSSTAAQKALSRISQITNTSNQVDDEFAMFGKLVSSQLRSMPLERAIVAQSKILTLLTEERVQWLSEVEQEKHVSTIVHIGGDGHEYMELHQEESQEHEEQEETNQL